The following proteins come from a genomic window of Acetobacteroides hydrogenigenes:
- the uvrA gene encoding excinuclease ABC subunit UvrA, translated as MSEKNSQKYISVKGARVHNLKNIDVDIPRNKLVVVTGLSGSGKSTLAFDTIFAEGQRRYVESLSAYARQFLGRVNKPDVDNITGIPPAIAIEQKVNTRNPRSTVGTSTEVYDYIKLLYARIGKTYSPISGEEVKAHSVSDVVDFIVSQPEGTRMQIMSPFCYDAQTGVISKLTLLMKEGLQRLEVNGEPMRIEEVIKNADSIDPSTIFVIIDRIAASTDEDSVSRFGDSVQTAFGEGNGKAVVKVFPSEGEPFVEHFSNLFEADGMQFEEPNVHMFSFNSPLGACPKCEGYGKVIGIDEDLVIPNKTLSVYDDAVAPWRGEGMKVWKEELIYNAAHFDFPIHRPYCDLSPEQKRLLWKGNSHFTGIDGFFEYLEEKKYKIQYRVMLSRYMGKTICPVCNGARLKPEAGYVKIGNTTISELVLMPIDELNVFFNRLELDEHQSKVAKRLLVEIRNRLQFLTDVGLGYLTLNRLSSTLSGGESQRINLATSLGSSLVGSLYILDEPSIGLHPRDTNRLIKVLKQLRDLGNSVIVVEHEEEIMRAADEIIDIGPMAGQHGGEVVFQGPHTKLPEAERSLTAKYLLGIEKIPVPAVHRRSSSYIEVQRAAENNLKNVSVRFPLGVMTAVTGVSGSGKSTLVRTILHPALNRAIMGTGDKPGRHQGLTGDIKMIKGVEMVDQNPIGKSSRSNPVTYIKAYDEIRKLFADQQYAKQNGFTPSHFSFNIDGGRCEECQGEGVIKVEMQFMADVTLVCESCGGKRFKQEVLEVRYKDKSIYDILEMTVDEAILFFGSQDNSTAKRVAEKLQPLQDVGLGYVRLGQSSSTLSGGEAQRIKLASFLSKDSSNGPILFIFDEPTTGLHFHDIRKLLDAFQALLANGHTIIIVEHNMDVIKCADWVIDLGPEGGEKGGNIVFEGKPEELAMRKGLHTGRFLAEHIK; from the coding sequence ATGTCAGAAAAGAATTCGCAGAAATACATCTCCGTAAAGGGAGCAAGAGTACATAACCTCAAAAATATCGACGTAGATATACCCCGTAATAAGCTGGTAGTGGTAACAGGTCTATCGGGTTCGGGGAAATCGACCCTCGCGTTCGATACCATCTTTGCCGAAGGGCAGCGCCGCTACGTGGAGAGCCTATCGGCCTATGCGCGCCAGTTTCTTGGGCGCGTTAACAAGCCCGATGTCGACAATATCACCGGTATACCTCCGGCAATTGCCATCGAGCAAAAGGTAAACACCCGCAACCCGCGCTCAACTGTTGGGACTTCTACCGAAGTGTACGACTACATTAAGCTGCTGTATGCCCGCATTGGTAAAACCTACTCGCCCATAAGCGGAGAGGAGGTTAAGGCGCACTCGGTTTCCGATGTGGTAGACTTTATCGTTAGTCAACCCGAGGGGACGCGCATGCAGATTATGTCGCCGTTTTGCTACGATGCCCAAACTGGCGTAATTTCGAAGCTGACCCTGCTGATGAAGGAGGGTTTGCAGCGCCTAGAGGTTAACGGCGAGCCCATGCGCATTGAGGAGGTTATAAAGAATGCTGATAGCATCGACCCCAGCACCATCTTTGTTATTATCGACCGTATTGCAGCTAGCACGGACGAGGATTCGGTGAGCCGCTTTGGCGACTCGGTTCAAACGGCATTTGGCGAAGGCAATGGGAAGGCAGTGGTTAAGGTATTCCCATCAGAAGGCGAACCATTTGTAGAGCACTTCTCGAACCTATTCGAGGCTGATGGCATGCAGTTCGAGGAGCCCAACGTGCATATGTTTAGCTTCAACAGTCCTCTTGGGGCTTGCCCTAAGTGTGAGGGCTACGGTAAGGTGATTGGTATCGACGAAGATCTGGTTATTCCCAACAAGACGCTTTCGGTTTACGACGATGCTGTTGCCCCCTGGCGCGGCGAAGGTATGAAGGTTTGGAAGGAGGAGCTCATCTACAATGCTGCTCACTTCGATTTCCCCATACATCGCCCCTACTGCGACCTTTCACCCGAGCAGAAGAGGCTACTTTGGAAGGGGAACAGCCACTTTACGGGTATTGATGGATTCTTCGAATATCTTGAAGAGAAAAAATATAAGATACAGTACCGCGTAATGCTATCGCGGTACATGGGCAAGACCATTTGCCCTGTTTGCAACGGTGCAAGGCTAAAGCCAGAGGCCGGATACGTAAAGATTGGGAACACGACCATCAGCGAACTGGTGCTGATGCCTATCGACGAGCTGAATGTCTTCTTTAACCGACTGGAACTCGACGAGCACCAGTCCAAAGTGGCCAAGCGCTTGCTGGTCGAAATCCGCAACCGACTACAGTTCCTAACCGATGTTGGCTTAGGATACCTAACGCTCAACCGTCTATCGTCAACCCTTTCGGGTGGCGAGTCGCAGCGCATTAACCTGGCGACATCGCTGGGAAGCAGCCTGGTTGGATCGCTATACATACTGGATGAGCCTAGCATTGGCCTCCATCCGCGCGATACCAACCGCCTGATAAAGGTACTGAAGCAGCTGCGCGACCTAGGTAACTCGGTTATTGTAGTGGAGCACGAGGAGGAGATTATGCGTGCTGCCGACGAGATTATCGATATTGGCCCAATGGCCGGACAGCATGGAGGCGAGGTGGTATTCCAAGGCCCACATACCAAGCTACCCGAGGCCGAACGTTCGCTTACAGCAAAGTATCTGTTGGGTATCGAAAAGATTCCTGTACCAGCAGTACATCGCCGATCGAGCAGCTACATCGAGGTGCAACGTGCAGCAGAGAATAACCTTAAGAACGTTTCGGTAAGGTTTCCTCTGGGCGTTATGACGGCCGTTACGGGTGTCAGCGGATCGGGAAAATCAACCTTAGTGCGAACCATCCTCCATCCGGCGCTTAACCGAGCCATAATGGGTACGGGCGACAAGCCGGGAAGGCATCAAGGGCTTACCGGAGACATCAAAATGATTAAGGGCGTAGAGATGGTAGACCAAAATCCTATTGGGAAATCGTCGCGCTCGAACCCGGTTACCTACATCAAAGCCTACGACGAAATCCGTAAGCTGTTCGCCGACCAGCAGTACGCCAAGCAGAATGGCTTTACCCCATCGCACTTCTCGTTTAACATCGACGGTGGCCGATGCGAGGAGTGCCAAGGCGAGGGCGTTATTAAGGTGGAGATGCAGTTTATGGCCGATGTTACCCTTGTGTGCGAGAGCTGCGGCGGCAAGCGCTTCAAGCAGGAGGTGCTGGAGGTGCGCTACAAGGATAAATCGATATACGATATTCTGGAGATGACCGTAGACGAGGCCATCCTCTTCTTCGGAAGCCAGGACAACAGCACCGCCAAAAGGGTAGCCGAAAAGCTACAGCCGCTTCAGGATGTAGGCTTAGGCTACGTTAGGTTGGGACAGTCGTCGAGCACCCTGTCGGGCGGAGAGGCGCAGCGTATCAAGCTGGCATCGTTCCTATCCAAGGATAGCAGCAACGGGCCAATCCTCTTTATCTTCGACGAGCCAACCACCGGACTCCACTTCCACGACATCCGTAAGCTGCTCGATGCCTTTCAGGCGCTGCTGGCCAACGGCCATACGATCATCATCGTAGAGCATAACATGGATGTTATTAAGTGCGCCGACTGGGTGATAGACCTCGGTCCCGAAGGTGGCGAAAAGGGTGGAAACATCGTCTTTGAAGGCAAGCCAGAGGAGCTAGCCATGAGGAAAGGCCTCCATACCGGAAGATTTTTGGCAGAACATATTAAGTAG